AGTAACTAGTCCAAGATGTTGGAGCAACAGTCCAGAATATGATAGCAAAATGTAAATTAAGTATCAGGAATGTTATATATTTTGGGGGGGTAACCTGAAAACTGCATTACAAAGGATGATGGACATTAAGATTTGGCTTCAGACCATCCCAGTTTCAACTGTGAAAGCTACAAGAAGTCTGTGAATGTACAATAAGAAACTCCAAATGTGTGATTGTGTGCAATAAAGAACTCAAAATTTATACCTGAGTGCAATCGAAATAAACTCATTCATTCATTACGAAAGAGTCATTGAATCCTGAAGGCATTCATTATCCGCCCTCCAATCCAGAAGGTGGCGGCACCTGAAATTAACAAAAGACGAAGAGAAACAGGAGGAGTCATGAATTGACAGGAAGCTCTTTGTCTGCTAACAATGATTAAAGCGCTGCTaaatcaaaataatgttcaaaaaTGCGTTACGCTTATTGATGCTGCTCCACGTTTCGTGACAAGGCGGTTTTACACTCAGATGACCACAGAAAGCAAAGACAGTCaagaaaagacagaaaacgtAATGTCAAACGTTCAGTAGACACCAGCATGGCTAGCCTTTAGCATGTTGCATATGTAACCACTATAGTGTTTACATGGATTTTTAGGTCACAGGGTGTTCACGGTGTAAACATCGCGTCTGTTTCATGCTGCGATGGTCACACAAGGTGATATTTATTGGCTTGGTGTTCATTTAGTTTCGCCGGCAATTGAACCGTTTGTTTAAATCAGCAAATCTCATGAGAAACCTGCATGCCACTTGGGTCCGATAGTTACAAAGCTTTTTTCGTTTGCAGTCCGAGCTTGATTTAACCATGCAACCTTTTTACACAGAACTAAATAAAATGTAGTAAAATGAGAGATAGACATGTTAGCGTTGTTTACGTCTGACTCTGCTACGTCTAGTTCTGCCTGCCTCCAAGGAGGAGCCAATATGCAGCGAGCGCGCGCAAATTCGTAGCAAGAAACCGAAGCAGACAAAGCTGCATGGGCCTGTACTGCTGTGTTTTAATAGAAACTAGTTTTTAGTCTGCATTTTAATTGGTTTTTTTTATATTACTGGCTTTTAAAACGGTGAACACTTTGCCAACATGCCCGCTCTAGAGGTTACAGATGTTTCTGCACTTTCTCCATCCAAGAGGGCAAGAACAGAATCCAAACCAGAAGAACAAAGACACGTGCTTAGATTTGCTAAACTCTCCGAGCACGCCACGACTCCTACGCGAGGTTCAGCTAAAGCAGCTGGATATGACCTGTACAGGTTGGTGGCTGTCTGCTTCTCCGTCTGGCTTTGCTATTGTCCCCGCCATGCTAACTTTACTCTGAATTTAAACAGTGCCTACGATTACTCCCTTGGACCCATGGACAAGGCCATTGTGAAGACTGACATTCAGATATCAGTTCCAAGTGGATATTATGGGAGAGTAGGTGAGTGTTTAGCTTGATTTTGATCATTCTCCTCACTCTGGACGTTCTATTGAACTGCAACGGTCTATTGTCATTTTGTCTTTTAGCTCCAAGATCTGGGCTAGCAGCTAAACACTTCATCGATGTTGGTGGTGAGTGAGTAAATCGCTGTGTCAGTGATGTACTACATGTACAAGTTGATGCttatatcgtgtgtgtgtgtgtgtgtgtgtgtgtgtgtgtgtgtgtgtgtgtgtgtgtgtgtgtgtgattttagcTGGTGTGGTGGATGAGGACTACAGGGGGAATGTGGGTGTTGTTCTCTTCAACTTCAGCAAGGAGACATTTGAAGGTAAGCTGTGTCATCTGTAAAGTGTAAACCTTCAAATAGAAGTACCAGCAATGTTAGACATATGTTGCCATAATGTTTATGGTCTTTTTCCTTTTTAGCTCTCACAGGAAGATGATCTGTGATAAACGTGCATTCAGTGGCAAGCTAATCATAGCAGGCATGCTTTGATGAAAAGTAATTTTTATGTTGACAAACTACTGAAAACAAATGCTGTGTGCAGCACTTGAGATGTTCTCTTTGAAAACGATCTTAATAAGTTTCAGAGCAACAAAAACTGCTCTAAAAGGAGGTATTTTTACAGCTTTCATGCAAGATTTCAACTATGTATTTTATCCTATACAGGAATTGATGAGATCAAATGTGATTTTTGAATTTTCAGAGCTTATTGCGACCTGTAAGGAACAATAAACTAATGTGAGATAAGCTATGAATGATTGATCtgtgaaaatagaatataaattaTTTGTCGTGTTCTTCACAGTGAAAAAGGGCGACAGAGTTGCTCAGCTGGTTTGTGAGAAGATCTGCTACCCTGATCTTGTGGAGGAAGAGGTAAAGCTTGCAGACTAGTTTTGCCAGTTTATCGAGCACGCTTAAGTAGAACTAGAGCTGTAATTTTAGAAAAtttagaatttggattttttttatacTGAGGCAAAAAATGGGTCCTAACAAGAAACACGATGCTTTATCCCCTGTAAATAAATTAGAATCAGAAGAGTTTATTGCTATATGTGTGAGCaggttcacaacattaggaaataattgcagtacttggtgcaaaaataaccaataaacacaataaaaaacattttttagaaGCAATAATCAGCGAAACAACTAATATATGCAAGGCGGTGTGGGTAGTGAACAAAGCAGAACAATCAGGTGCAAAGAGCCGTGCATCTTACAGAGGAAATCATAATACTAGTCCTAATAAAAAGATTGGAGTTTGAAAGGTTTTCTAAGGTTTCGGCTGTATTTCTGCACCTGTATCTATAGCAGAAAACTCCAAACTTCCTTTGattcttcacaataaaagcctgaAGCAAATACATGTTACCTACATACAACTTTGGCAACTTCTCCTGCACAACAACCTCAACCACTCGGAGTTTAGCAATAGTTTATAGTTTATATACAGCTACGAGTGCAATCACTGTGTGTGCTGAAACCATTATTAAAACCTATGGAGTCATCACGGTTCATTTATACGAACCACATGGGAGATTTGTGTCAGTGCTggttatttttcttatttccttaTGCGTGTTATTTTGACTACCTGGAAGCATGTTTTCCCTCAACGTAACATCCtttgtagggctgggcaatacggCCTAAAAATAAAGTCTcagatacatttttttaatttgatttacgattttttttttttcgattcttcccccccccccccccccccccaattattAAGAATAGCAGTAAGTACAAATGGAAGGCACGTTAAAGccaattttctttttttaatcacaagcaagacaaatgtaaccctaatttctgagatgaataatgaataaacaaacactctcttggaataaaagtgccacgctccacgtccgtcgcagcaaacccaaaccagttccaAACAACGGAGGATTTCATTCCTCTCTTAGAAACAAGCTTCCCATCCTCACCGGTGGCCATGGAGTCGCTTGCTGTTGCTGTTTCATGTGTGTGCTGTAACATTGCTGCAGTTATGTGAAACTACGCAAGTTCCTGGGGGCCAAAAAGGTGCTATTACATAaaaattttatttactttttttaatcGCCCGCAACAAAAAATTTGAATTAATTTATTAAATCGATTTATCGCCCAGGCCTAATCCTTTGCTAGTAAAACTTAAAATTTGCATCACGACTAAATAAAAATGGATCCTGTGTTTTGGTGTTTACTAACCAGCTGGTATGGCATCCAATTAGTAATTATTTTGTGTTCTTTCAGACGCTTGATGAAACGGAACGAGGTGCCGGAGGCTTTGGGTCAACTGGAACCAACTGAAAAACATCCAGTGTTGAAATGtttagttttagtgttttta
This genomic window from Nothobranchius furzeri strain GRZ-AD chromosome 9, NfurGRZ-RIMD1, whole genome shotgun sequence contains:
- the dut gene encoding deoxyuridine 5'-triphosphate nucleotidohydrolase, mitochondrial isoform X2, translated to MIKALLNQNNVQKCVTLIDAAPRFVTRRFYTQMTTESKDNVSALSPSKRARTESKPEEQRHVLRFAKLSEHATTPTRGSAKAAGYDLYSAYDYSLGPMDKAIVKTDIQISVPSGYYGRVAPRSGLAAKHFIDVGAGVVDEDYRGNVGVVLFNFSKETFEVKKGDRVAQLVCEKICYPDLVEEETLDETERGAGGFGSTGTN
- the dut gene encoding deoxyuridine 5'-triphosphate nucleotidohydrolase, mitochondrial isoform X1 translates to MIKALLNQNNVQKCVTLIDAAPRFVTRRFYTQMTTESKDSQEKTENRARTESKPEEQRHVLRFAKLSEHATTPTRGSAKAAGYDLYSAYDYSLGPMDKAIVKTDIQISVPSGYYGRVAPRSGLAAKHFIDVGAGVVDEDYRGNVGVVLFNFSKETFEVKKGDRVAQLVCEKICYPDLVEEETLDETERGAGGFGSTGTN